In the Pocillopora verrucosa isolate sample1 chromosome 4, ASM3666991v2, whole genome shotgun sequence genome, CTACACTGCTTTTCTGAGagatttctttgtaaaacgcTATAATGGAAAATGTGTTTTCCAGTTATATTAAAAGCCTTCAACAATTTTTCTCGTCAGAGACGTTACCGATTGCTGCTCCTGTTTGGTGTGGTCACTTTCAGTATTGGATACCTGTTGTTAGGACCTGCTCCATTTTTACCATTTCTCCCTGCTGAGTATGTACCTACAGTCACGTGCATGTATTTGCTTGCAGTTACAAATGTGTACCCGTTAGCTGGATTTGGCGAGTTTGCCAAAAGTGTATTTATTATTGAGGCTAACAATTGTTCATGTTTATAGTTATCGGCAAGTAAAATTTACGTGAATTACTTGTATGACTAGGAAGGGAAAGTTGTGTTTGGAGCGTAACAAAACACACAACAGCAGCTCATAAGCGGGTTACATATGGCGACCAAAtgtgttttctgaatcaaagttGGCACCCCCCTCCTCCCATCGAAATCTCTGGAAGTGCTCCTGATCTACaatcattatatatatatatatatttagccATCTTAGAGGCTCAAAACAGCTGATCTTTAAAACCGACCATTGAATATACGGTTGAAGTTGTAAAGGACTGATCCTCATCATTAATGATATTAGAAGCTGAATATGAGACACCTTGTTCACTATATTGTGATGATGAACATTAACAGGGGTTCATTGGGTGGCAGTGTTATACAGGTTTACCTCGTACTGCAGTTATCTATTTTTTGTTGGATTAATCACAAATTCTAAACTGAGTGTTATCATTGCAGTGAGTTATGGCTAATACGTTTTGCCATTGCGTTTACTGGATTCTTTACTGCATTTTTCTATGTGCCGTTATTGCCTGAAATCTTGAAAGTTGCAAGGTAAGTAGCTAACTGCCATGTTTGTTGCAACATACTGAGCACCACAAACATAGTGGAAGCAAGTGAGCTTCGTATTCCCATGAGGCAGGATCATTAGCACAAGGACTTAGCAAAATATTTGTCATGCGCAACCTGAGAACACGTAATCCAGCAGCCCGCCAATACTCTTAGTCGCGCCATTAATACTTAAtagattaagttttttttagtgGCAATTTTTCTAGTTGCAAACGATGCAAAACGCTTATGATTTTAAATAAAGACTTAAAAATGGCCTAATGTTTCTGCtgggtaagaaaaaaatacagcaCATGGACATGCCACGTAAAAGCCGAGAGAGAACCGAGGCGCCTCGCTTCTGTAAGTGAGCAGATTTTGCCTGGATTTAAGCGATGTGTGTAATCTAAACAAGCTTGATAAATGTATTTGATCACATTGTGAGCAATTTAAACACAAAGCTGTGAGGCACCTGGGAATTTTTAAGCACTCTTTGTGCCATAGCCGCTGACTACAAATACCCCCCTTCTTCTCTTCCTGCGACATGTTTTTGCTGAGAGTCTCCTCAGTCTCCGCAGGACGCCCATTTGTCTCTATTGGCGGTTGATATCTTTAGTAAGCTGAGTACAAAGCTCTTCATTTTTGCATTTCAAGATATACTGAGAGTAAGATATtggaaacccccccccccaccgaATTAAATCAAATTGCCATTTTGTGACAGTATCCAACAAAGAGTCGCACTAAGCATACACATGCGAAATTTTCTCAGATATTCTgtgatatatttatttgttattttacagtgaaaatgGAATGCCCGAAAATGAGGAAACAAAGGCAGTGCTTTCCAGCCTTTACAACACCATGTCTTATTTGGGGTAAATATTCTGTCTTCATCTTTGATGTATTACATCAATATCTTTGTTAAGGTATGGCGCAGAAACATATCAAGCTTTATTCCGAACAAACTACGAGCTATCTGCCGGTGAGGAACTCCTGTTCCCGTCACTGCTGCTGTTATTGCTACCGCTGCTGCTACTATTATTCTTAGTCATACTTCTGCCACTGCTACTGCTATTGCTACACCTACTTCTGTTACTGCTTCTGCAACTGCTAGTTCTACTAATATTACTACTGTTATACTGCTACTGCTTTTGCTCTGCTACTGCCGCTGTTACTGTtactgcttctgcttctgcttctgcttctgcttctgcttctgcttctgcttctgcttctgcttctgcttctgcttctgcttctgcttctgctactactactgctactgctactgctactgttactactactactattgcTTCTGCTATTACGACTGCTACTGCTtctgctactactactgctactgctactgctactgctactgctactgctactgttactgttactgctactgctactgctactgctactgcttctgcttctgctactgctactgcttcTGTTACTgttactgctactgctactactactgctactgctactgctactgctacgGTTCATAGTACTGCTACTGTTACTGCTATTGCTTCTGCTTCTGCCTCTGATTCTGGTACTGCTACTGTTACCGCTACTACTGATACTACTGTTCAGACTGTTGTTGTTAATGCTACTGCTATATTTCTACTGCTACCTCTCTTGCTACTACTGCCgctacttttactgcttctGTTACTGCTACTGATTGTAATATTTCTTCTGCTGCTGTTGCTCTTACTGCCGCTATTACTGCTCCTGCTACTGCTACTATTAGTACTACTACTGCCGCCACTACTGCTGCTGTTATTCCTGCTGTTCCTGATGCTACTGTTTCCGCTTAAGTGAATtctatgttctgattggctatctgaTTGGGCAAGATGGTCCTAGtattattaatttcctttttgcttctcagttttctttttttctgtgctTTGAGTCtcttgaataattattttaacagaCTTTTTATCGGTCCAAGCCTCGGAGGTGCTCTTGCCGAACATTTTGGTTTTGCGTGGGCAGTGACGGTATGTAAATGTGACCTACCAAATTACTAAGCCTTAGTTAGTTAATATTTCGTTTGTGAAGTTGACGCACCTAAGCTTTACTAACCTGTAAGGAAGAGCACTACATACTGACTCTAAACAAATATACTCATAGTGCGTACAAATGACGTGACTGGACGTGACCTGACCCTATTTTATATTGCAGAAAGACTCTGTTCACAGGCTGGCTTTTGTGCCAAAAGATTCAAATAGTTTTGTAagcttcctctttttttttctccaggttGCAGCTCTAATAGGCCTTGCTCTTGTAAGTACACCTTTTCAAAATGGATTTGTACAGTGATCCACAACTGCAAAGCAAACAGTTGCAATAAATATAAAATAGTTGCAGCAGGTATGTAACAGTTGCTGAAGATTTAAAGTAGTTGTTGCAACTACCGAATATCTGCAGCTGCTGCTACTactgcaaaaaatataaatacatatattcTGCACGTGCAAAATAGTTACTGCAGATGAAAAGTAAACCAGTTGCCGCAGATTTTATGCATGGAGTGGTATGCGGGTACTATGACTACTGGTAAGTGGGGTGGGATGGGAAGCCTCGCCTGTCATAACCGACAAAATATAGAGGAAGATCGGACGATAATATAACACTTGCTTTCCCTTTGAGAATGAAAATGGAATTGTGCGGCAATTCTTGGCTGACATTCATGATATCAAAATCAGTTTAGTACTTTGAAGCGCAGGTTACGAGAGTTTAGCTtaaacagaaaaggaaaagaagagaatATTGATCGGTTACGAGAGATATAAATTAATGAAAGATGACCCGGTAAGAATTCAGCAAAGAAATAGACAAAGACTCTCCAACATGAGACACGTCAGTACATTTGGTGGGATATTAGTGTTCTTACTTAAGAATGggtcaaaatttttaaacagcTGTCCATTAGCTGAAGGAAATTATAAATTGTGGCTGAAACACCGCATGTCAATTCAGTGTAAAGGTAATCCTGAATTGCATTTCTTTTGCTTAGTTGCGTCAGAGCCACTGGTTAGAGTTCAGCGCGCTCACAATTAAGCCAGCGCGTTATTCACACTGAATGCAcaggagaaaaataatatttccttgtagaaatatatgttattatttgtaatttaccCGACGGAAGGTCCCCATGAGGGAAAAGCTGTGCTCGAGGTCTTCAATACGGCCAGAGGCTGAAGGTCGAAGGCTGCACTTAAGACCAAAGGTACAGTTCAATCTCATGGAGACCGACCGCTTTGCTTTTTCCGCTTTTTTCGCGATTGGCGCGGAAGAGATTCCGGATTGTGGTCCTTATTTTGTAAGAACCCGTGGCCAATCAAATTGGAGGATTTGAGAGTTAGGCCTGCTGaggagtttaagaaaaaaaaatatatgtttatgCACCACTGGGTCGAACAAGGACAAATGTTAGGTAACATTATTGCTTTGATGTTTTTAGGCATTGACTTTGCTTATCTTCACACTGGTGGAAAATGCGTCTCAAAGGTTAATAAATGTTTGGAGTGTGTTCTTGAAGTCctgaattatatttttaaacagttaTCGTTAATATgcagaaaaaataacttcacGGGGTTTACCTATAACTCTTTACTGAAAGTTAATCAATAGCGGATCTAATAAGCGTATAGTTCATATCATATTGAAGTGCCCAACCACTTATGCAAGGAATCTTATGTACCGTTTTATACTAGGAAATTTTGCTGTTATCCGTCTACCACGTTTCTAGGTTCTCTCTTTATTCCTACCCCAAGGGCTCCTATATTCTAGTTCGCACCAAAGAACAGCGGGAACAGGAGAGACTTTATTAACGAGATTGACGCGTCAAGCCATTTCTTTTAGTATTTACAGTTTGCACAAAAAATGCTTCAGCCTTAGAGTATTACGACTTGCGCATCAATGATTGTCATATCACGATatcttcttaaccctttacaccgtGACATCAATATGCATTTTCTTCATACTGCCCTGTAAACATTTCTTCGGTGTTGACAACTAAGGAGAATTTGCGTAACGATTAAGAGGTTCTTTAGtcgctgatcatttcctttgttcttgtgaccGTAATGTGTgaattcagggtgatattgtttggagaaattggatgcGTGTCCCTTTTAGGAGTCAAAGAGTTAACCATAGATTATTACTCCTTCTTGAACTGTCATCAGAATATGCAGTTGCACCTAAATAAAAAGATAAGGAGCACGAGGCGCAAGCGAATGAAatagtttgagttttttcaaattcttactAAAGATCATTGTGGTCCATTTGATCATCTTTGTTTGTCTTGAATTAATTTTACGAttcttttctttagaaaaaattcCAATCGGAAGGAAGAGAAGCTCTCTTTGTTAAATTAAGACACTACTTATGGCGATATGAAAAGGCAAGTTAGAAGAAcctgaatgaaaataaagaaggaaGTCTGAGCAgtttggaaaacattttgattcCTGGACGACCATCATTTATATGATTTTGTAAAAATTCTtcgataaataaatgaaatgaatattgaatgaattttattgtcttGCATAATCATTGGGAGACAAAGCAGTTTAAATTGTGGgccgaaaataaaaaaaaaaacaatgacgaTATGAGTATGATTGATGGATAGACTATTTGTATGGTTGTGCAATCGGCAAGGTAAGGCGACTGGAGGAAGGGTGAATGGAGACGTTAAACAGTCTgtaataaaacaacaacaataacaacaacaacatcaataacaacaacaacaataacaacaacaacaacaacaacagcaactccATAATTTAACCGACAAACTTCGAAAGCACTTAGTAAGAGTCTCGTGTCTTACATGACGTCAACCCTACTCCAAAGAAGTAAGCTGGCAACGGTGTTgcgtaaaaccaaaataaataagaataatttgaaataaaagttaccGGGAATGAGAACGTCAGTCTCTTAACTTGACAGAGAATAACATTATAACATCTTAATCCAGTATTAATGTTCGAGaatactttttcaatttatgtAGGGATTGATGTGCGCTCATTGGTGGAGAGAGCCATTGTCAAAAATGTAATGGAtcataaaaataacacaataTGTAACGCAATGCTCAGCAGTCCACGCCATCTTAGAGAAATCCACTCTCGGAAAACTCAATTGcaaaatttacgaaaaaaaatggACGGTGAcgagtttcaaaattttaagacCTGTATATTGGGAGAAATTTTTCAAGTCGAACTTGTCGAGGTGGAAGAAAAAGCGGAGGGAAGAGAAAGCCGTTTCTCGGACGGTAACGTTTGAATTACGAAGAAGACCACCTCGTAGAATAACTTGCCGATGCCGAAGCAAAGGGcacaaaaatcaaaaataagTGAACAATAAAACAAGTAAGGGTAATAGAGTCAATTGCCATCCATTAATTACTAGTACATTAATGATAGAAATGACGTCAAAAATGTTGAAAACTTTGGTGTGAACACTGTTGACCACACGTCTATGATCCACTACGTTGTAGATGATGGAAATTGTGttcaatttgtttaattaaactGCAGCTATTACTAAGTAACGGGGGTAAGTCAGAGCGAATGGCGAAGGGCTAAGGCTCGAGACAtcagcttcgaaactctttactgtggccgatttacgttatcaattcagttgataatactaaattaccctgcaGCAATTACTGCTGGCTCAACAGAGTGTGATGGTGACTTGCTTCGTGACTCCTTATTTTCATTAAAGTCAAAGGCTCCTTTTGTTTGAGCTGACCATCAGCGTTGTCTAGGGCTGCATGGTTTCCCTATGGTTTTGGTCTTACTGGTTTAGTTGTGGTACCTGTGGCGTTCGACTTGCTGTTTTGGAGCAGCACAATTCGCTTAGTTTCAGTAGTCTGACTAAAAGGCTCCATGGACAGACGCTTTACAGCACTCAGGACACCCACTGCAGTTTAAGGTTTTGAGCATTTTAATGTATGTGTCACGGATTTCTTCGTATTCTTCTCAGTTGGTGGAGATAAGTGGAATGCAATTGTGGATGATAATGGCAAGGAAAAGGTATTATGGAAAACGTTAACGAAAATAGCGGGAAAGCGGGAACGAAGCTGCCATTGTGCTACCATATATCAGTGAAGCTCGCTGACGTATGAATCAGTTGATAAGTATCCGTCGCACCCGGTTACAATGATAcgaatattttcattatttcctgTAAATTCAAACCATCAAAGGCCGCGCTTTTTGCGCTGCCTCCTAGAGGGGGGTAGGGGGGCACTTTGAACATTGCTTTTGTCGTCTGCGTATCTTAAGCACCTTTCTGTGACTAACTATGTCATGTGTTTGATGCCAAATGTTGATCGGCAACTCTCACGCGATACTTGCTTTAtctaaaagagataaaaatattcttaataCCATCTTCTGACCAACCCTGTCATGTGTATGATACCAAATGTTGATATGCAACTCTCACGCGATACTTGCTTTATCTGGGGGAGATAAAAATATTCTGAATACCAGCTTGAAATCAGAATCTTATTCATAATGTTTATTGAACTGAATGGAGTGCCATTTGATCTAAAATCATATGCGTGATTTCAACCAATCGAATGAGTGCGCATTGCGAAGTGTAAGTttgacttttaaattaaaaatatagttTCAGACGAAAACTGTCATTTTTTCGCGGCACAACGCGCAATTACCACTTCACAACATCCATTTTGAAGTTACATAAATTATATTTCCAAAACACAAGTACAGGGTTTTTAATCAGTACAAACAGACATGTCATTGTCTTTATTCAAAAAGGAatgtcttaaatttattttgacacCGATAAACTACGTGCATAACTTTATCtaaattttcatctgttttcctTGTAGTTGGGTCAAAATCTCACACAGACTGGTCTTGTGTTCTTCTTATTTGCCACTATTAACGCCTCCTAAGCTCTATTCATAGGTTTTATAACAGATAAAACAGTAAGTAATACTTAGCTTTGTAAAAGTGCAGTAATCACTGATCACTTCTCCTGTATCCAAGCCAAGGTCATCCGTTACTTAACTTGCACTGATTGAAATCTAAGACATCAGCGAAACAAGAAGACGACCTGGCGAGTGATTCCAGGAACAACTTCGTGACAAAGAAAGGATTTGAAAAGACACAGTCATCCAAACCAGTTgctaaacactttaatctcccaGATCATTCTCAGCACAATACGGCAGTTTACGACgtttccctacatctaggcaacCGGTCTGGAGAGCCGTCTTTCACGTTACCATGATACCAACAATAACGTAGCTCTTTTCTTCTGTAGATGAACCACACACAACTCAAAATTCCTCTGACGGAAGGAAAACGCACGAAATGTCAACATTAGGAACATTTTACGTTGGCCAaaatacattatcaactcatgtAATAAAACCATATTATCTTGTATCAAAAGCAGCCCCCGGCCTTTATAcaggttttctttcaaattgcgCGACGGGCAAAGCCAAAGACCGGGGCTGCTTGTAATCTATATCGCCAGGAGTCACTTAAATTctggtttctttcatttctgtCTACttttagttatatatatatttgtttttatggCTCACGAAAGAGTAAGGGTCGGAATCTACTAAACTCGACCCTTATTCCTCGCTTTCTTGAACTGATTTTCACAGAAAACAATCGTATCTCTAATTTCTTCTTATCAGTATTCAATCTTTACATAAGAACGCATCAGTTAAAATAAAGCCCTAAGGaggcttttaaaaatttgtgaCACATAAGAGCTCTTTATTTATCCCCATTACACCActcttatttcattcaaaatatctGACGATCTTTTTTAATCCGTTAGCCCTTGGTAACTGATTGCAGATGACAGCAGAGACATAATTTAGCATAAATTATGCGAAGGAAGTTTTGCTCTCCATATTTTAACACACAAAGGTGAGAAAGCCCTCTGACTTGATCTTAACATGTTTGTCGCGACTGCATAAGTTTTATGCAAGCAGATGTAAAATAACTTTTCGAAAAATATCGGCCGAAATACAGCAAATACGGCAACGTAGTAATTCAAACATTCTCAAACAGAGACTCGCCCACTAAACCTTGCCACTCGAACACAAGTAAACGACCATGAAGGAAAGTAGTTCAGAGATTCTGCTACCTAAGAGTACAGGCGAAACCCGTCCGGAGACGATAGAAGAAACATGGAATGCGCGTAACATAGTCCTCCTTCTTTCAATGTGCCTGGTTTACTTCGTCCTATACGCAGCATACTCAGTTTACGCGCCATTCTTACCGAGTGAGGTAAGTACAATCATGTCGCCCTATATTTAACGGAAGTTTTATGGTAATTGAAACAGAACTTTCCCCTTAAAAGCATTCCTTAAGGACTGAATTTTCATTGGTTGAAATCGAAATCATGCCGCGCCACATGTATAATCCCCGCACCTTCAGTTCATTTTGCGACTGAATCTGATGTATTCATTACTTACATCTCATCttaacttgttaatttttagGCAGAAGATAGAGGCATAACCAAAATTTATGTTGGATTGATATTTGGATCCTACGCCTTTGCAATTTTCCTAACCTCACCACCATGGGGAGTTCTTGTAAGTACATGTACTGCGTaataaattcctttttatttaaagaaggtGCAAGGTATAATTCATTTTACCTAACGTCACTCGTTCACCAAAAAGCTAAAACATAAAGTGAATTCAGAAGAATCTAACCAATCCATCAAGTAACATGAaatccattttttatttcaggtgcCCAAATATGGTGCATGCAATATACTTTTAACAGGTATTTTTATCGCTGGAACATCTTTGATGTTAATGGGGTAAGTAGAAAACTCCGTACTTTAGTGTCAGTTAGTTAATGTGATTCCTTGATGTTCTATTGCGCATGCTGTACTGCGCATAACATCACCACAGCCgccaccaacagagtataaTGGGGGAACTGTAGAatattgactgccaattaactgttGACATGAGGAGGGGGGAGGTCATAGAAATATTACAGAGCcaaccccacccccctccctcccgGAACTCCTTAGGCGATAAATCATGACCGATCCCTAATGATAACTTCAATATCGAGAGAGGTTTGAGAACTTTATTTCTGGTGAATTCTTTTATGAGGATATAATGTGtttaaatgtgttttgttttctagaTTTGGGGAAATGATTTTTGATCCAACAATGTTTATagtcttttgttttgtgttaCGAATAACATCAGCAATTGGGGCAGCGGCAGCTGAAACTGCTGTACTCACTTTCATGCTGCAGAGGTTTCCAAATAATGCCGGAGCAATTGCTGTATGTTTGCATTTAGATTTTAATAATTCATGAGCTGTTATTCTAAGGCTCCGTTCAAAGTATGCTAGATAAATATGAAAACGACGTTTTCACTCTGGTAACGCAAGTAACTTATATCCGTCCAAACGGATGAAACGTTTTCTGTCCACAGTACGCCGGATAAATTTGTATACGCGACAACCAACGGCTGCAACCACTATTTCCAAACATGATAACAGTGCTCATTCTGCCAAAATATAAAAGCAGTGACTTTGTTATGTTTAGAAAGCTCGATTTAAATCCGGATTATTGTGGACGACGACCTAACCGTGTGTGAATGCCcgtgttttcaaatttctccgCAGCGCTTTATTTTGGACTGTTGATCACTGACATTTTTTTAGAACAAGTACAACTTTCTGATTGCTGCTTATTTCGTTCAGGTTTTTTTCATTGCGATATCCAAATACAATCACAGCACGACTTGTCGCACGGTTCACTTCAAAGAGTATAATGTAGTTGCTAGGGACATGTACCGACGCACATCTGTGCATAGTGACTAGTcgaatctttaaaaaaaaaatcaaaaagcaTTAGTAAAGAAAGAGATTTTCAGAACTGGAGACTATATTCTGTTCTATTCAGACAGCATGATTGTTGCTCTTTTAGTTCTACCAGAAAGACAATCCTttaatcattcatttattttactttttcttggaATGATATAAAGAGTGatttttcccttgtaaattCCATAATGTGTTTAGGCAGGAATGCAGCTATCTTCTCTTGGTGGAAATTCCTTTGCTCCAGTTTTCGGAGGGTTTCTCTACACAGTAAGTACGAACCTGGTAAACAGCGATTTCAATTTAAGATTAAGAACAATGGGAAGAGATTATCTAAATTATCTTAGATCATCAtcgtatttatttatttaattttttatttgcaatacAACTTCTGCGCAAAGGTTGAGCGTCAATATTCAGAGTTGATCCTATAAATTAACTAGCAGTGCTTCTGGTACCCGTTATTTTTATAAACCTTTCGTGTTCACAAAGTAGCCATAATTATGGTTACGGACATCTAAAGCTGCATGCAATTACACGCGTAAGCAGTTTGGCGATTGTAATCACTCGTGCCGAAAAAAAGTGGGAAGAAGGGGGGGGCCTTACTCGAGAGGGGCGTTTATATTGAGAGAGGGACGTATTTGAACGTGGcttaatcgaaaaaaaaattaaaagtgaaaatgcACTGAGAATAATGGAAAATGCGCTGAGACCACTTGAAAAGTGTCTACACATCATAATGCGCTCTTTCGGGAGATTTTTTTGCTTGCGAAGAATGCTTTATCATTCTTTTGCACAAGGTAAAACTGACTTTGCTTTGACATGTGGTCTTCGGTCGTGTCAACAGTTTTCTCGTATTGGTAATATCTCTCATTCGATCGCTTCGTTCATTCCTGATAGACATCATCAACGCTCAAAGATAAAATTCGTTTGCACGTATGATCATGTAATATCCAGTATATATACGTAAATAccctttgatttcaaaatatatAAGCTCAAGTTTAGGAATGTTGCACCTCAATaacaaaatcctttttttcattccatgatatacatatttttgtttcaggtaGGAGGCTTCAAACTTCCTTTCATCATTATGGGTATAATTCTGTTATGTAGCATTGGAATTTTAGCTTTTCTGCTATCACACGAAACAGGTTGGTGAGGTAATTCATGTAAACTATCCGTTAGactttgtacttttctttttgatatatttatccacttgaaacatttcctttcttttaactgATTAGAGAGTCAGAAAGATGGTGAATCAAAAGAAAGCATATCCATTTGTAAATCTATGAGACCATTAAAGATTCCCGCTGTTTTTATGATGGGTAAGTTTCACATGCATCCTGGGTAAGCCATTAACTATAAATAACACAGCACGCGAGCAAGCTGTCAGTGGGCACGAGAAATTCGAGCCAGTCTTTTTGCAGCTCGTGCCGTTAAACCggcaaaaaaattgcaagctaTGTTTCCAATTCACTTCACGACGCTATtctgtttatgaaaaaaaaaatcaagattgaACATCTAGAATAAGTATCACGCAAATTTAGCTGCATACGATTTTTTTCCCAAACGAAATTTATCACTATGGCTCCCATACATAGCTCTTTACCCATCATTTTGTGAACTTAATTCCCCGAAAAAAACTAGTGGCGCCCTTTGTTTGCGGCCTTAATTCTTTCCAAAGCGAAAACTTATTGGAAagttaacatttctttttttgtacccAGAGTTTTCCTCTGTTATCGGTTGCTTGTGTTATGGTTTCATACAACCAATCTTGGCGCCTCAGTTAAGGAAGGTAAGTTGGTTTTGTATATCTAACCTCGATATTGGTGATAAGTTACGATATTTAGTAATATCGAAATCGAAATCTTCCTCAGCAAATTTGTTTTGGCGCATAAACTACGTGTACAACTTTGTTCATAAGTCTTTATCTGTTTCCTTATAGCTGGGTCAAAATAGCGTACAGATTGGTCTTGTTTTATTCTTATTTGCCGGTTTTAACGCCCTCTCAGCGATAGCATTGGGCTTTATAGCAGACAAAACGGTAAGTGAGACTTTTTAGTCATCTATTACAACCCCGACTCACCGGCCTTTTCCGGCAAAATTGCGTCGGCTCTGCGTGAATATCACGCCGACTTTAAAATTATCGTGCGACGGAGAATGCTAAGCCAGGACTGTTTGTAATCCTCTTTCTTACCTTGGGACACTCTAGTTTCTCTTCAGTTCTGTCGAGTTTAAGGTGTTTTAGCAGTGGCAGACAATGAGCTCCTAGttttatacatttatttttatgggTCACGAAAGATTATGGGTCGGGATCTGCTAAACTCGACTCTTATTCTACTCTTTCTTGTACTGAT is a window encoding:
- the LOC131791677 gene encoding MFS-type transporter SLC18B1-like codes for the protein MKESSSEILLPKSTGETRPETIEETWNARNIVLLLSMCLVYFVLYAAYSVYAPFLPSEAEDRGITKIYVGLIFGSYAFAIFLTSPPWGVLVPKYGACNILLTGIFIAGTSLMLMGFGEMIFDPTMFIVFCFVLRITSAIGAAAAETAVLTFMLQRFPNNAGAIAAGMQLSSLGGNSFAPVFGGFLYTVGGFKLPFIIMGIILLCSIGILAFLLSHETESQKDGESKESISICKSMRPLKIPAVFMMEFSSVIGCLCYGFIQPILAPQLRKLGQNSVQIGLVLFLFAGFNALSAIALGFIADKTEVLITTYGSPPT